Proteins encoded in a region of the Geoanaerobacter pelophilus genome:
- a CDS encoding peroxiredoxin — protein MSVCTLVTQQAPDFTADAVMPDNSFGQITLSALRGKYVLLFFYPLDFTFVCPSEIIAFNKKLDAFKSRNCEVIGVSVDSKFTHLAWKNTSIDDGGIGNIQYPLVADLNKGIARSYGILFNDAVALRGLFLIDTKGVIRHAVINDLPLGRSVDEALRMVDALQFVETHGDQVCPANWKEGEDAMKPTAEGVASYLAKHGK, from the coding sequence ATGAGCGTATGTACACTGGTTACCCAGCAGGCCCCTGATTTTACAGCAGATGCGGTAATGCCCGACAATAGTTTCGGCCAGATCACCCTGTCAGCCTTGCGCGGCAAATATGTATTGCTCTTTTTCTACCCGCTGGACTTTACGTTTGTCTGCCCTTCCGAGATCATTGCTTTTAATAAGAAGCTCGACGCTTTCAAGTCTCGGAACTGTGAAGTAATCGGGGTTTCAGTTGATTCCAAATTCACCCATCTTGCCTGGAAAAATACCAGCATTGATGATGGCGGCATTGGCAACATTCAGTACCCGCTGGTGGCAGACCTCAACAAGGGGATTGCCCGTTCGTACGGGATTCTGTTCAATGATGCCGTTGCCTTGCGAGGACTTTTCCTTATTGATACCAAAGGGGTAATACGCCACGCAGTCATTAATGATCTGCCTTTGGGGCGAAGTGTGGATGAAGCATTACGGATGGTCGATGCCTTGCAGTTTGTGGAGACGCATGGCGATCAGGTGTGTCCCGCCAACTGGAAGGAAGGGGAAGATGCCATGAAACCTACTGCGGAAGGGGTCGCAAGTTATCTTGCCAAGCATGGCAAGTAA
- a CDS encoding ATP-binding protein: MIRKIVQIDSDKCNGCGLCVPACAEGAIRIVDGKAVLAADNLCDGLGACLGDCPQDAIHIVERDAEQFDEEAVERHLKQAGHGNNHQAAHHNTAGSGGCPGSRVISFARPASEQQVTPANPQSSQLAQWPVQLHLVPVTAPYFQNADLLIAADCVPFAYPDFHRDFLSGKALVVGCPKLDDNSFYLAKLTELFKVASIRSLTVLRMEVPCCSGIVMAARQALADSGKEISFREVVIGIDGGIKSEIRK; the protein is encoded by the coding sequence ATGATTCGGAAAATTGTACAGATTGACAGTGACAAATGTAATGGTTGCGGGCTTTGCGTGCCTGCGTGTGCCGAAGGTGCTATCAGAATTGTAGATGGCAAGGCAGTGCTTGCTGCCGACAACCTCTGCGACGGCTTGGGGGCATGCCTGGGTGACTGCCCGCAGGATGCTATCCATATTGTCGAACGTGATGCCGAGCAGTTTGATGAAGAGGCTGTAGAAAGGCATCTCAAGCAGGCAGGTCACGGGAATAATCACCAGGCGGCACATCATAATACTGCCGGTTCCGGCGGGTGTCCAGGCTCAAGGGTAATCTCATTTGCCCGGCCTGCAAGCGAGCAGCAGGTGACACCAGCAAATCCCCAAAGCAGCCAGTTAGCCCAGTGGCCGGTTCAGCTTCATCTTGTTCCGGTAACGGCACCGTACTTCCAGAACGCAGATCTTTTGATTGCCGCAGATTGTGTGCCTTTTGCCTACCCTGATTTTCATAGAGATTTTCTTAGTGGGAAGGCATTGGTCGTCGGTTGCCCGAAACTGGATGACAACAGCTTCTATCTGGCAAAACTCACGGAACTGTTCAAGGTTGCATCGATCAGAAGCCTAACTGTCCTTAGAATGGAAGTGCCTTGCTGCTCGGGAATCGTGATGGCTGCTCGCCAGGCGTTGGCAGATAGTGGTAAGGAGATCTCATTTCGTGAGGTTGTCATCGGGATTGATGGCGGGATCAAATCCGAGATTCGCAAATAA
- a CDS encoding nitrous oxide-stimulated promoter family protein — translation MKTNNSHQLPSKQVKDLKVIVAFVSLYCRKKHHDREKVVVALPSEVGPKVSGGVNLCAVCAELVAYGIQKRKKCPLDPKPSCKNCRIHCYSGEYRARMKEIMAYSGRQMVMRGRLDYLWHYFF, via the coding sequence ATGAAGACGAATAACAGTCATCAACTTCCCTCGAAGCAAGTGAAAGACCTGAAAGTAATTGTCGCCTTCGTCTCTCTTTATTGCCGAAAGAAACATCATGATAGAGAGAAGGTGGTCGTTGCACTGCCTTCTGAAGTGGGGCCCAAGGTTTCCGGGGGTGTAAATCTCTGTGCTGTGTGTGCTGAACTGGTCGCATATGGGATACAAAAACGGAAGAAATGCCCTCTGGACCCTAAGCCGAGTTGCAAAAATTGCCGGATCCACTGCTATAGTGGTGAATATCGGGCGCGGATGAAGGAGATAATGGCATATTCGGGGCGGCAAATGGTTATGCGCGGCAGGTTGGACTATCTGTGGCACTATTTTTTCTAA